A genomic region of Pelodiscus sinensis isolate JC-2024 chromosome 1, ASM4963464v1, whole genome shotgun sequence contains the following coding sequences:
- the GPR18 gene encoding N-arachidonyl glycine receptor isoform X1: MQQWLDFSHSYTYLYIKPSYHPNISRDHVLRGEKMMNKHNQSQNILPGNWHPEEYRIASLVFYSFIFIIGLLVNITALWVFSCTTKKRTTITVYMMNVALLDLIFILFLPFRISYYAKAVWPFGDMFCRILGAFTVFYPSIALWLLAFISVDRYMAIVQPKHVKELKNTKKALLACIGIWIMTLASTSPLLFLYSDPDKASDFMTCLKMLDIIHLKEVNMLNFTRLTFFFLIPLFIMIGCYLVIIYHFVHGRTSKLKPKAKERSIKIIVTLIVQVLFCFVPFHICFAFLMLQDEDKSYNPWAAFTTFLMNLSTCLDVILYYIVSKQFQARVISVMLYRNYLRSVRRKSFRSGSVRSLSNINSEMI; encoded by the exons ATGCAGCAATGGCTTGATTTCAGTCACAGTTACACTTATTTATATATCAAACCTTCCTACCATCCTAATATATCCAG AGATCATGTTTTAAGAGGAGAAAAAATGATGAATAAACACAATCAGAGTCAAAACATTCTGCCAGGAAACTGGCACCCAGAAGAATACAGGATCGCATCACTGGTCTTCTATAGCTTTATATTCATAATTGGATTGCTAGTAAACATCACTGCACTATGGGTCTTCAGCTGCACCACCAAGAAAAGAACGACGATAACAGTCTACATGATGAACGTTGCATTACTTGACTTAATTTTTATATTGTTCTTACCTTTTCGGATAAGCTACTATGCAAAAGCAGTTTGGCCATTTGGAGATATGTTCTGTCGGATTCTTGGCGCTTTCACTGTGTTTTATCCAAGCATTGCTCTGTGGCTGCTTGCTTTTATAAGTGTTGATAGATATATGGCTATTGTCCAGCCCAAACATGTCAAAGAACTTAAGAATACAAAGAAAGCTCTGCTAGCTTGCATTGGTATCTGGATAATGACCCTTGCATCAACTTCCCCACTGCTATTTTTATATTCAGATCCAGATAAAGCCTCAGATTTTATGACCTGCCTGAAGATGCTCGACATCATCCATCTAAAGGAAGTCAATATGTTAAATTTTACTcgtttgactttttttttccttattccCCTGTTTATCATGATTGGATGCTATCTAGTCATTATTTACCATTTTGTCCACGGCAGGACTTCCAAACTGAAACCCAAGGCTAAGGAAAGATCTATAAAAATTATAGTTACTCTGATTGTGCAAGTGCTTTTCTGCTTTGTGCCCTTCCACATTTGTTTTGCATTCCTGATGCTGCAAGATGAAGACAAGAGTTACAATCCATGGGCAGCCTTTACCACCTTTCTCATGAATCTCAGTACGTGCTTAGATGTTATCCTGTACTACATTGTTTCTAAGCAATTTCAGGCTAGAGTCATCAGTGTCATGCTTTACCGTAACTATCTTCGAAGTGTGCGCAGGAAGAGTTTTCGATCTGGGAGTGTAAGGTCATTAAGTAATATAAACAGTGAAatgatataa
- the GPR18 gene encoding N-arachidonyl glycine receptor isoform X2, with product MMNKHNQSQNILPGNWHPEEYRIASLVFYSFIFIIGLLVNITALWVFSCTTKKRTTITVYMMNVALLDLIFILFLPFRISYYAKAVWPFGDMFCRILGAFTVFYPSIALWLLAFISVDRYMAIVQPKHVKELKNTKKALLACIGIWIMTLASTSPLLFLYSDPDKASDFMTCLKMLDIIHLKEVNMLNFTRLTFFFLIPLFIMIGCYLVIIYHFVHGRTSKLKPKAKERSIKIIVTLIVQVLFCFVPFHICFAFLMLQDEDKSYNPWAAFTTFLMNLSTCLDVILYYIVSKQFQARVISVMLYRNYLRSVRRKSFRSGSVRSLSNINSEMI from the coding sequence ATGATGAATAAACACAATCAGAGTCAAAACATTCTGCCAGGAAACTGGCACCCAGAAGAATACAGGATCGCATCACTGGTCTTCTATAGCTTTATATTCATAATTGGATTGCTAGTAAACATCACTGCACTATGGGTCTTCAGCTGCACCACCAAGAAAAGAACGACGATAACAGTCTACATGATGAACGTTGCATTACTTGACTTAATTTTTATATTGTTCTTACCTTTTCGGATAAGCTACTATGCAAAAGCAGTTTGGCCATTTGGAGATATGTTCTGTCGGATTCTTGGCGCTTTCACTGTGTTTTATCCAAGCATTGCTCTGTGGCTGCTTGCTTTTATAAGTGTTGATAGATATATGGCTATTGTCCAGCCCAAACATGTCAAAGAACTTAAGAATACAAAGAAAGCTCTGCTAGCTTGCATTGGTATCTGGATAATGACCCTTGCATCAACTTCCCCACTGCTATTTTTATATTCAGATCCAGATAAAGCCTCAGATTTTATGACCTGCCTGAAGATGCTCGACATCATCCATCTAAAGGAAGTCAATATGTTAAATTTTACTcgtttgactttttttttccttattccCCTGTTTATCATGATTGGATGCTATCTAGTCATTATTTACCATTTTGTCCACGGCAGGACTTCCAAACTGAAACCCAAGGCTAAGGAAAGATCTATAAAAATTATAGTTACTCTGATTGTGCAAGTGCTTTTCTGCTTTGTGCCCTTCCACATTTGTTTTGCATTCCTGATGCTGCAAGATGAAGACAAGAGTTACAATCCATGGGCAGCCTTTACCACCTTTCTCATGAATCTCAGTACGTGCTTAGATGTTATCCTGTACTACATTGTTTCTAAGCAATTTCAGGCTAGAGTCATCAGTGTCATGCTTTACCGTAACTATCTTCGAAGTGTGCGCAGGAAGAGTTTTCGATCTGGGAGTGTAAGGTCATTAAGTAATATAAACAGTGAAatgatataa